The DNA segment ACTCAGTTTCTCCCATGTAAGATGTGACTCTGAACCTACTTGGCCTGCCCAGCGGGGCTGCAGTGAGGAACCCACGAGATGATGCCCAGCTGGCTAGAGGGGGCTCGGGAAAGGGCAGGGACCACCTCCACTGTAGTCCCTCAAAGCAAGGAGTGAGTGCCTGATGTATACTTGTTGAATGACCCCTCTGGGAGGGGGTAGTCaaagggagggacagggagagtTGGGGGTACTGGGAGGCAGGGGAGTGTACCTGGGTGGCCTCCCTGAGACGGTAGCACACGTCCTCTGCCAGCAGGGCCGCCACCTCGTCGCTCAACTCCAGGCCTGTGCTCTCCGCCATGAGCCGGACGGACTCCCGAGGGATCTCCACAAACCGCCGCTCTTCTCGCTCCGACATGGCCCCGAtggagctgggagtggggaggagggttTGACCAGCCAGCCAGTCTCCCTCAGAGCCCAGGAGCCTGACTCAAAGTCCTTTAAACCAATCTTGCTGCTCTGGCTCCAGAATCCCGAACAAGGAGCCACAAAGCCTCTGAGCATCCAGCTGTGGGCACTGAGGCTCACAGCAATAAACAGACTTGAGCTGGGCCTGGAGACCGACAACAGTGATGCCCGAGAAAGTACCTGGCCTTCGGGTTCACAGAACTGGGACCCAGCCCTGCTCCACCACTTCCTCCATGAATCTGGCTGATACCTTCATCAGTCTGGGTCCTGGTATATAACAGTGGCAATAAGCCCTGCCCTCCCTAATTCATGAAATGAGATCATAAGATATGACATTCAGGAGCCAGAACActacacaaatggaaaaatgtcaCCATCATTAATTACAAACAAAAATGCCatgtttccttctcctttttttttttttttttgctttttagggccatacgcatggcatatggaagttcccaggccaggggttgaattgggggttgcagctgccggcctacaccacagccacagcgatgctggatcaaagccatgtctgcgacctacactacaggtcatgacaacactggatccataacccattgagcaagactagggatcaaacccacctccccatggatactagtcggattcttaatccactgagccatagcagggactcccatgttttcttctttctgatgcTTGCTATAACCACTACGTACTAAACACTGATGAAAACAAGATTTTACCCTGACAGTCCCTTGCTCAAAAGTCTTCAACACTTCTCCACAACTCATAAAGGGAAAGCCTCAACTCCCTGGCTTGACATTCTGTGTTAGGTCCCAACTCCGcacagctggggagttcccactgtggctcagcaggttacaaacctgactagtatccacgaggacacaagtttaatccctgcagtgtaggttgcagactcggctcagatctggtgttgctgtggctgtggtgtaggccggcagctgcagttgcaatttgactcctagcctgggaacttctgtatgctacaggtgcagccctaaaaagcaaaaaaaaaaaaaaaagtcttcagtaCTTCTCCACAACtcataaaagcaaagcaaagtctcAACTCCCTGGCTTGACATTCTGTGTTTGGTCCCAACTCCTCAGAGCTTTCAAACTGATCCTCCCTCCCAGTAAGGCCAGCCTCGTGTCTCCCAGCCTACCTCGTACCCCACCACCAGTGCTCGGGCTgatctgtctccctctctccaccAAGCACCCACCCCTCATCTTTCCCAAGGCAAATCCAGTCTCTCCTTTGAGGTCTTCCTGTCCCATATACCATCTGAGACCATCAGGCTTTTAGTCACTGGGCTTTTTGCCCATGTGTCTGGTCTTCCCCAGTTTGGCTTCAAGGCCTGAAAGCAGGAACCTGCTCTTCCGTTCACAGGATATGGCAGAATAAGAACCCAACAAAAACAGCAGCTGCTGACCGATTCCAGCCACACATACACAGCACAACCAGAAGGCTGGCCCTCATGGGCCAAAGTCAGACACCAGCACCACAGGCAGCAAGGCCTAGTTTCACGGTCACCCTCCTGGGCGCTGCCTCACCACTCTTCTCCAGCAGAGCTCCCTGGGTCACCAGTGACCTCCAGGTCCCTAAATCCAGCAGGCACCCTATTTGGCCTCTCCACAGCATTTCTCCCAATGACTccccattgcctttggaataaaaataaacctgcaccatggctccAAGGCCCCACATGTGCACCTACATGTGCAGACATCTCTTTCCAGTCTCTCACGTGTTCTGCATTCCCTTGGCCTCTTTCCATTTCCTCAAAAACACCTTATTTCAGGACATTCATACATtctgtttcctctccttttttgtttttgttttgctttttagggctgcacctgtggcatatggaaattcccaggctaggggctgaaccagagcttcagctgccagcctacaccacaactacagcaacgccagatctgagccatgtctgcaacccacaccacagctcacggcaatgccggatccttaacccactgaccaaggccaaggactgaaccctatCCAGAtccttcttaacctgctgagccaggacaaaAACTGTTTCCGCTACTTGAAACACTTTCCTCCTCTACCCTGCAATGTTTGTCCAGTGACAATACTTCAGATCTCAGTTCAAATGTCACTTGCCCAGGGAAGTCTTCTCAGACCCACACAGTGTGCTGGTACTTTGCCTTCAAAAGCAGTTATCagtttgtaattatatatttgtataattttttgattAACATCTATCTCCCCACTGGATGGTAAGTTCCATAATGGCAAAAATCATGCCTGTTTGCTCACCTTTGCATCCCCAGCGTCAGGCACGGTGTCAGCACATAACACGCCCTCAATAAACACttgctgaaaaaaatgaagaacagcGATTTTTTTCTAAGCACATACTATGCCTGAGACATTGAGCTAAGTGTTTTATATTGCTTACACCTCATTTCGTCCACATTAACAATGAGATAGGTATTACATAAGTACTGTCTATTTTACAGCCAAGGAAATCAAAACTCAGGTTAAAAGTTACATGATTTTCCCAAGATCATGGATAGAGAGCAGGAACTCAACTCTCCTTACTAATCATGAGGAGCAGCGGGCTGCGTGGGAACAAGGCCTGGATTCCCAGCCCGGAGCCTTGGCGTTGCAGACCCGTCAATGGATAACTGTGAAgtctctttctccatctgtaaaatgggagcaagAATGCCCCCGGAAGGCGCTACGGGAGTTTCCTTATTATATGCCCACATTATAACCCACAAAGTCTGGGCTCTGACCTAGGTCTCCCGCTCCTCAACCTCCTCTCCTCCACATCCTCAGCCACTGAACACACTGGTAAAGAGGCGTGGGAACTGACCTCCACCGGTCTCCGAAATGCGCATCCTCCCACCCACTCTCGCCGAATCCCTGGTCTAGAGGTGGTGGGGTAGGGAGGAGGAGGTCAGAGGTTACCGAACTTGGGTCACGTGGTCAATGAAGGGGGCGGGCCCCCAGTGGAGCGGGCTTCCAGGCCGGTGAGCGCGCGGACCGCGGGGGGACCGAGTTCAGAAGGCCTGCTCACCTGAGGGCTTCGGCACGGGCGAAAGCGGATATCGAGACGACACTGGCGGTGGCTGCGGCCCCGACTCACCCTGGTCTCACTAATTCCCTCGCTCGGAACCCAGGCCCCGCCCTCCCCGAACACAGCCAATCCATGAGCGCCTCGAGAAGTTCCCGCCCTCCGAGAGGCTTCCCGCCACGCGATTGGCCGCTGTGATGGCTGTGGTAAAGACTCTGGGCGCCAGGGGTCACGTGACACCGAAGCATAGCGCTTCTTAAAGCAACAGCTAATGGGAGTTTCGAGGGGTGTGCGTTTTACCAAGCGTGTTCTCAAGGAAAACGTCCCCATTCCCTTGTCTGCGCCTGAGTTTCCGAGCATTTGTATTTATGCGAATGCTTTGAGGCTTTAGACCCTGGCGCCTGCCTTAGTTTTCCTTCCGGCTTGGTGGGGCTCAACTTACCTGTCAAACAAAACTTGCTACTTCCCCTTCCCGAAGGATGGATGGGGCTCTTGGTAGATATTCTTTGCAGGCAGAAGGGTCTTCTGATTGGGGCAAACACCTGGTGCAGGATCCAGCCTCCAGGGCTCTGCCCTTTCGGACACCATATCTGGTATCCTCGTTTAAGTTCAATAAGCCAAATGCAAACCCTTACCTACCTCGCAGACTTCTTGACCATTTTACACGCACACTTTCCCGAACTTTGTCAATTCCCAATTGAAAAGCAGTGGGCTTAGTAAAGAATGGTATTTGGAGTCACACCGACAGGGGCTCATTCTCTGAGTCTGCTTTTGAGCAAAGTACCTAATTACATTTCCCCCCATCTACGAAATGGAGTAATAATACCCACTACATAGGGCTGTTACAGACGAAAGGAGATAATGTAGGTTTACACTAGGTAGTTGAACTTTCGCTGACATATCGAGAGGCAGTGGATTAATGCCTTTGTTCATTAGGGTGGGACTTTACAATGGGCTATTAATCATAGAGAGCTTTCTGCAGGGGAGCATGAATGTACACATCcttgcccttcctccctctcagGGATAGatagatgctgctgctgctgcctctaGAAAAGAtcctctgagggagttcccgtcgtggcgcagtggctaacgaatccgactaggaaccatgaggttgcgagttcggtccctgccctcgctcagcgggttaacgatccagcgttgccgtgagcgcggctcggatcctgcgttgctgtggctctggcgtaggccggcggctacagctccgattagacccctagcctgggaacctccatgtgccgcaggagcggcccaagaaatagcaaaaagacaaaaaataaataaataaataaataaatatttaggggaaaaaaaaaaaaaagatcctctgAGACCCAAGCCGAGAAAGCCAGATGGACAGGATGGGagttgccatggcaacaccacttaagaagaatgtgacCCCATGGAGTCCCTTCCAGTCCTATTCAGAATGAAgtgaggaaaggagttcccatcatggctcagctagttaagaatccgactagtaaccatgagaatgtgggttcgatccctggcctcactccgtggattaatgatccagcatcgCCGCAAGCTGCGCCATTgtgcacagatgcagctcagatccagtgttgctgtggcataagctgacagctgcagctctgatttgacacctagcctgggaacttccatatgccatgggtgtggccctaaaaaggagaaataaaataaaatgtaaaaataattttaaatagagaGGAAGGCCTGGAGGTGGAGGATGCAGTGAAGCTGCATCCAAGCTGTCTTGGGGCTGTTTGCCCCCAGCTTGAATCAAGGCAGGGACCAGGGAAAGCAGTAATGAGGAACACTTGGCCACAGATGGGAGAAAGGTGGCTCCCAATCGCTCCCCAGCCATCCAATGCCTGGCAAGAACTTGATGgttttggaattaattttttttttttttttttaacggtgTAAAGGATTTAGGATACCAGGCACGTACTCCTGTTACTTTTAAGCCTGTGACCTCTACATAAGGGCGTAACTTTCAGACTTCACTGGTACCAAAACTTAAAAGATAGCAGAGTCCTGGAGACCAGCTCCAGGCCATCCCCACTTACTCAGTTCCCCATGCAATGCCAGCCTTCCCAGTGTCACATCCCACTTCCTCACCAGCAGTTCCATGAGCTGCTTCTCTATCCATCAGTCTCTTCCTTTCAGGCCTAGTATTACTTCCCGGGTATCCAAGACATAATTTACGGATGCACGGTGATTCCATTTGAGAACTTGGGGCGTTTACTCTGAGACACGTGTGTTTAGGGCCCAGGGAATAGCCTCACAACCTGTGTAATCAACTCAGTGTCGTGAAGTTGGGCCACAATTTGAACATTGTTTCTGTGGGAAAATTCATTGCAAATCCAGCACAGAAATTTTCCTGGATTCAATATACCTGGGAATCTCAGCACAGTGCTGTGAGCTAGAGATACAAAAATGAAAGGTAtgcatgtgaatctataattaccttaataaaataactgaaattctatataataaaaaagtgaaagggggtgttcccatcatggctcagcagaaatgaatctgactagtatctatgaggatgcagtttcgatccctggcctcgctcagtgggttaaggatctggtgttgccatgagctgtggtgtaggttgcagaggaggctaggatctggcattgctgtggctgtggtgtaggccagcggctacagctctgatgtgacccctagcctgggaacctccatatgccgtgagtgcagccctaaagagacaaaaaaaaaaaaaagaaaagggagacaaTGACAAAATAATGTTTTGTGACACACTAAAGAGGAATGAATGGAAGAGCCTATGTCTGCCCAGGAGTGGTGAGGTGAGAGGAAAGGGAAATACACTCAAATGCCTTTTCCTTACCAGGTATTAGGTACTATTCTGGATGCTTCATATCAGGTTTTCCAGAActtggcactattgacatttggggacAGATGATTCTTTGTGTGGGGGGCTGTCCGTGGAATCTACCTGTCTTCTATGGGTTAGCAGCATCCTTGGAATCTACCCCCTAGATACCAATAGCATCCCCCACCCAGCTGAGACAACCAAAGGTGTCATTGCATCGCTGGAGGCCAAATGCAACCCAGTTGATAATCATGACTTTATATGCCCCATAGAACAACAAATAATTACAGTTAACAGCTGAGCACCTATCATGGGCCAGGCTCTGCCAGCTACTTGCACATATGATCTCCGATATGAGCAGCAACCGTCCACAGAGGGTGCTATGACCATTTGACAATCAGGAAACATAAAGTCACCCAGCTAGGACTGAAACCCAACTCTCTATCAACGCAATACCATACTGTCTACTACACAGCTCTGCTTCCCAAGGAAGTCAAGGAAAGTggcaaaaaaggggggaaaaacagTTGACTCAGATTTGATAGATGAATACGCAGCAATCAGATACGTTGGGAAAGGGCATCCCAAGGTAGACAGGGAGTATTGCAAAGGCACAGCGCAAAGGAGGGAAGCATGTCTGTTTAACCTCCACATTTCATGTATTTGTGTTGTGTTACCTTAATGGATCATGAGCCCTTTCACATCTGCAGTTCAGTTTAGTATAGAGGCTCGTTAAGGCATCAGGCCAAGCAAAGAGGGGCTAGCAAGCAACTGGCCCTCCAGCTGTTAGgctttttggttttaatttttttttaggtttttgtttttttttttttaagccacacttgtggcatgcagaagtttctgggccagggatggaactcaagtcacagcaatgactattaaccactaggccatggGGGAACTCCCTTCagcctttttaaaaaggagtcccttttgtggctcagcaggttaagaaccgactGGTATCTagaaggatgcgggttcgatccctggccttgaaccttcagtgggttaaagatcaggtgttgccgtgagctgtggtgcaggatgcagacgcagctcccatcctgtgttgccgtggacatggcgtaggccaacagctgcagctccgactcgtccctctagcctgggaacttccatatgccacaggtgcaacccttaaaaaaagaaaaaaaaaaaaagacttgttctTATCAAAGAAAGGAGATGACACTTCCATGAGAATCAAGGACTTTTTATGGTTACGAAACACAGTCAAAAATCTGGGAGTGGCTGCTAAGCCACAAGAAGCACCCAATGTCTTCTGAGGACAAGGAACCTACCTTGCCTCCCCCACAGCACCAAGACTGGGCCTCTGGACAACATGGGAAGTGTGCCAGTCACACCTCCTCGGTAAGGACCAAACAAGGTAGGAAAGTCTGGTGCTCAGCTCACAAGCCCTGCGAGAACAGGAAAAGCGCACTGGTTAGACCCAAGGCTTGGGACAGCCCTAACCGTGGACTTCCCACCCCAAGGGGCACATGCTAGATCTTTCGAGCAGACAACCAGAGAGTTTCTTTCATCGGTGACTCCAGAATTAAATCCCAagtccaccccctgcccccacacaccCTCCTCAGGGCAACAACTGTGGCATGATGCATGAGCAGGCACTCACCCAAGTAATCATCCATCAGGGAGCCAATAGCAAACTGcaggagaaaaagtaaaaaggagaTGAAGCCAAAGCCCCAGGCCTCTGCCCACCCATCTCTTCCTCCCGGCAGAAGAGCACAAAACGCCGAGGAATTCTGGGTAGAAAGACATCAACAGCTCTGCCTGGcattggcggggggggggagccagAGACTCACGATGTCATTCTTGTCCACACGGGTCCCCACAATCTTCAGGCGAATCTCATCatcctgctgaatcacaatgtcCTGGGGAGGAGGGACGGGAGATTcagacccacccaccccccgccccccggccagTACTCTTCCCCGGGAGTGGCTCCTTCCCTCGCCCCTCTCACTGACTTCCTCCTACTCACGCACCTCATCCATTGTCTTGTAACACGGTGGGTTGGAATTAGGATCAAATTCCATCTCTGATGGGATGGACTGAAAGGAAGGTGACACTGggttagcactttttttttttttttttgctttttagggccgaatctgtggcagatgaagttcccaggctaagcgtcgaaacagagctgcagacATACTCCAGAGGCACGGCAACtcgggttctgagccacatctgcaacctacgccacagctcatggcaacgcaggatccttaacccactgagcgaggccagggattaaacccacatcctcatggatactagtcaggttcataacccacttgccacaacgggaactcccagcactttatttttatttatttacttatgttggccatgcccacagcatgtggaagttcccaggccagagatccaacccgtgccacagctgtaactggagccacagcagtgataacactggataaCCCGGTGttccatgagggaactcctgggtcagcACATTAAGAGGACGCTTCAAGACATggtcatggggagttcccactgtggtgcagtgggttaaggatccaggattatctctgcagcagctcaagtctctgctgggatgcaggttcaatccccagcccagcacaatggattaagggtccagcattgccacagctgtggctccaattcaatccttgacctggaaacttccatgtgctccaggtgcagcccaaaaaagaaagagacggTCAGGAATGCATGTCTCCTCCTTAGCCCCACCCAGCCCGCCTGGACTTACATGTCGAGAGATGAAGCAGGACATGGGCCCAATTTCTGTGAAAAGTCCGACCTAAAAGGGAAATGAATGacctagttttttcttttgtccccaTTGTCTGCTAAGCATCCCGTCTTTATCTGGATCCTAATAATAGTCTTCGTGTTTTGAAACCACTCTGAAATTtggcatttgttttcatttttctctcctttttcaaaCGTTCACTTTATGTTAACAGAGTGTAGTAGTCAACACCTGAGGCCTCGAACCTGTCCGTCTGGAATCTGAACACTTGTCGGCCACATGACCTTGGCCAGCAGTCTTCTCCAAGCTTCAGTCCGGAGGTAAAAGCACTCGCCTCACAGTCATTGTGAGGCTTTGCACTTCACCTGGTGCACAGGAACTATTCAATCAATGGAGGCTACTGCTCCTTTGACTCTTAATATTGACTTACATTTTACACCTGCCTGAGTGAGGCAGGACAAGATTCCCATGCCATCTGGCAGGTAAGGAAACCTGAAGCACAAAGAGGTGATTTGGCCAAAGACACAGAGTTAGTAAGTAAGAGTTGGGACTCATCCCAGATCTTCTCAGGACTTCCCATTACCTGTCCTGTGGATGGACTTACCTTGTTGACCTGAGTGACAACAGCATCCACGACCTCCCCTTTAAAGGGCCGGAAAACGATGGCCTTGTACTTAACTGGATACAGGACAAAGCCTCGGCCTGGCTGGATCACACCAGCACCGATATTGTCAATGGTGGTGACAGCAATTACAAAGCCATACCTGCAGggaggatgagaaagagaaaggtgtGGAAGAGCCTCTAAAACCATCTGCCACaagaggagttctggttgtggctcagcagaaacgaatctaactggtatccatgaagacacaggttcaatccctggcctcactcagtgggttcaggacgccggcattgctgtgagctgtggtgtaggttgcagatgtggctcaaatcctgcgctgctgtggctgtgacataggccagccgctacagtgCCGATTCCTCCCCAGCCTGTGAACCTCCTacgacacaggtgcagccccccaaaaaaagacaaaaaaaaaatctgccacaaGAGTCACCAAGCCTGGGGGTTAAAGGGCATCACAAAGGGCAAGGAGATGGCACTCCTGGTCCCAGAGAACTTAATGATCAAGAGAGAAGACAGGACAATGACCAGCATCTACAAGGCCAAATGCTGATCTCATAAGTTCACAATAAATGTCCAAAAGGGCTGCAGTCCTTGAGCCAAGAGACctcaatctctttttaaaatttatttggcctgtggcattcagaagttcccaggccaagcatagaacccacaccacagacaacgccagatacttaacctactgagcccaggtacttccacatgccaagggtgcagcaaaagaagaaaaaaaaatacatatatatatatatatatatatataaatgtatatcccCAGGCCTGTCCCCAGAGATATGGGGATGCTGTAAGGATGACATGAGGCTCAGGAACCTGTATGTTCAAAAGACACCCCCAGTTGCTCTGATGCTGGAGCCCCAAGTACTCCATAGCCCTGCTCATCCTGGTTTGTCTACATCACCAGATGAGAGGTCCCTCTGTATAGAGCAAAGAGATGGTCAAACGTCAgtgctcttccttcctccccctaaCTCTCAATCTGCTTTATCCTGGTCACTCCCTCATTCACCACACTTTTAGTGAAGCCCAATGTGCCATGACAGGTCCCTGGGCGTGGGGGATAAAGAAAACCAGCAAAATCCAAAGAGACTATGAGCTCGAGGTGGCCGCTTCTGTCTTTCTCACTGCATTGTTCCCAGGGCCCAACACAGAGCATGGCACACAGCTGTATTTTTGGAAATGTTTGTAAAGTAAATGAATGACCAATCTTGGCTGAGGGAAGTTAGTCCCGTTATCCAGCTTCGCAGAGGGCATCATGGGAACCCAAAGCAGGAAGCAAATGACTGCCTGGGCCGTCTGGGTGGGTGAGAGGGCTCTCCAGGGTAGACAGCAGAAACTTTCAGGAGTTGAGGAGGGGATGAAGGCACCGGGCGCCGAGGGCGCACTGCTCAGGCAGCACGGAGAGCGGGACACTCACTTGCCGGTGCAGGTCCCCTCCACTTCAGTGAAGAGCTTTTGTTTCACGGTGTTAAGAAGGTTGGGGCCGAAGTAGCGCGGATGCAGCAGGATCTCGTGCTCCAGAGAGATCTgcggagaaagtgggatggagaCCAGGCAAGAAGCGTCCCCTTACTCCCGGCCTTCCGCTTCGCTCCTCCTCTCGACCCTACCCTTGCCGCCACCCCGGGCCCTGCTCACGTGGTAGAACATCTTCCCGGAGGAGGCTGGACAGCAGCCAGGCCGAGGGCAGCCAGGCTTACAGCAgcgacagcagcagcagcaaaaccCCCGGAAGGGCCGGAAGTACACCAACCTCCCCAATCCCGCTTCCGGGCCTGCCCCAGAGAAGTGGGCGGGAACACGTCTCGTCTGCGGACTTGATTGGGCTTCGTTTTCGTGGGCGGGGAAATCCACGAAGCTCCTCCCCCTTCGTCCAGTCCACCCTCTGTAAAAGCACAGGACGCTCACAAATTAGCAAGGCCAGGTCTAGACAAGAAGTTCAAACGGTGGATTTAGTTAATGAGAGACGTCATAAATAAAGCGCTTTAGCAGAatatattcattcagcaaacagtTGAAGACTGCTTTTACAGAGTAAGCATAATAACTATCTGTTCTTATCTGGAGAGAACGGAGGCCAGGACCACAGCAGCCCtgacccctctccttccctctttttgaAGCCAGCCTCCCTGCAAGAGCAAACTTACCTGCTGACAGTGGTGTGCTGGAGCCCCTGCAAAAGCCAACTGTTACTATTTCAGGAATTTTGCAAGCTAATTCTTAAACACAGccattattaaaatgtaattgtcttaacttaaaattaaatgaatatttgaaaaaaaaaaggcagcggTGCAGATGAAACAAGTTTggcaatgccttttttttttttttttttggtctttttaggcctgcacccgtggcatatgaaggtttccaggctagaggtcgaatcagagctgtagccatggaactgcgtgtgccacagccacagcaatcccagatccggGCCCCTCtgctagctacaccacagctcagagcaatgcagatccttaacgcactgagcgagaccagggatcgaacttgcgtcctcatggatgcttagatgcgtttctgctgagccaggaggggaactccaggcAATGTATGAATGATTGTTGAAGCCAAATGATGGATAAATTGTGGCTTTTTATATGTTTCCTTCTATActtttgtatgtttaaaattgATCATAATagagagtttccatcgtggctcagtggtaacaaatctgactggtatccatgaggactctggttagatccctgtcctcaatcagtgggtaaggatccggcgttactgtgagctgtggtgtagcttgtagatgccgctcagatccggtgttgctgtggctgtggtgtaggccggcagctacagcttcagttggaccctggcctgggaacatccacatgctgcaggtgcagcctttaaaaaaaaaaaaaaagttcataataatagaattaaaaataaataaataggagttcccgttgtggctcagtggttaacgaatccgactaagaacgatgagcttacgggttcgatccctggccttgctcagtgggttaaggatctggcattgccgtgagcggtgtaggtcaaagacgcagctccgatctggtgttgctgtggctgtggcgtaggccggcagcaacagctctgattagacccctatcctgggaccctccatatgccttgggagtggccctagaaaaggcaaaaagacaataaaataaaataaataaatagatttgtcTATAATGAAAAGTCA comes from the Phacochoerus africanus isolate WHEZ1 chromosome 4, ROS_Pafr_v1, whole genome shotgun sequence genome and includes:
- the POLR2G gene encoding DNA-directed RNA polymerase II subunit RPB7 encodes the protein MFYHISLEHEILLHPRYFGPNLLNTVKQKLFTEVEGTCTGKYGFVIAVTTIDNIGAGVIQPGRGFVLYPVKYKAIVFRPFKGEVVDAVVTQVNKVGLFTEIGPMSCFISRHSIPSEMEFDPNSNPPCYKTMDEDIVIQQDDEIRLKIVGTRVDKNDIFAIGSLMDDYLGLVS